Proteins from a genomic interval of Rhizobium etli CFN 42:
- a CDS encoding ArsR/SmtB family transcription factor, whose product MIESQADLDRMFHALSDRSRRGMIDRLGRGPASVTELAAPLAVALPTVMKHLQVLEESGLVLSEKSGRVRTYRLQQDALAAVERWVEQRKTRWTAAFDRLNQFLADEPETLPE is encoded by the coding sequence ATGATCGAAAGCCAGGCGGATCTCGACCGCATGTTTCACGCCCTTTCCGATCGCAGTCGCCGCGGCATGATCGACCGCCTCGGCCGCGGCCCCGCTTCGGTCACCGAACTGGCCGCACCGCTCGCCGTCGCCCTGCCGACGGTGATGAAACATCTGCAGGTGCTGGAGGAGAGCGGCCTCGTGCTATCCGAAAAATCCGGCCGGGTGCGAACCTACCGCCTGCAGCAGGATGCGCTTGCCGCTGTCGAGCGCTGGGTGGAACAGCGAAAGACCCGCTGGACCGCTGCCTTCGACAGACTGAATCAATTTCTCGCCGATGAGCCGGAGACCCTCCCCGAATGA
- a CDS encoding SRPBCC family protein, translating into MTTRSAEHTTFVIERRLTAPVARVFRAWSTPESKRQWFACHGEWVPLEYALDFRPGGTERNYTADTDGLLHAYDARYIDIVPDTRIIYAYEMKLGQTRISASLVTVAFDVEPSGTRMVFTEQVVFLDGYGDNGARLQGTEIGLDNLELFLERETSPIH; encoded by the coding sequence ATGACGACACGCTCTGCCGAACATACCACCTTCGTCATCGAGCGCCGCCTGACGGCGCCCGTCGCCCGGGTCTTCCGGGCCTGGTCGACCCCGGAGTCCAAGCGGCAATGGTTTGCCTGCCACGGCGAATGGGTGCCGCTGGAATATGCGCTCGATTTCAGGCCGGGCGGTACAGAGAGGAACTATACCGCCGACACCGATGGGCTTCTGCACGCCTATGACGCCCGCTACATCGATATCGTGCCGGATACCCGCATCATCTATGCCTATGAGATGAAGCTCGGGCAAACCCGCATCTCAGCCTCGCTCGTCACCGTCGCCTTCGACGTCGAACCCAGCGGCACCAGAATGGTCTTCACCGAGCAAGTGGTTTTCCTCGACGGCTACGGCGACAACGGCGCCCGCCTTCAGGGCACCGAGATCGGCCTCGACAATCTCGAACTCTTTCTCGAACGCGAGACGAGCCCGATTCACTAA
- a CDS encoding DUF1801 domain-containing protein yields MKKATATVKKIDSEEGNGQASPSQLIDARIEELKDWRGDMLARVRALIKQAEPEVVEEWKWRGVPVWERAGIICTGETYKNVVKLTFAKGASLEDPNSLFNSSLDGNTRRAIDFHEGDEIDGEALKALIRAAAALNASVRAAGSRKKSSSV; encoded by the coding sequence ATGAAGAAGGCGACGGCAACCGTGAAGAAGATTGATTCCGAGGAAGGGAACGGGCAAGCCTCTCCCTCTCAACTGATTGATGCGAGGATCGAGGAGCTCAAGGATTGGCGCGGCGACATGCTCGCGCGGGTCCGCGCGCTCATCAAGCAGGCCGAACCCGAAGTGGTCGAGGAATGGAAGTGGCGAGGGGTTCCGGTGTGGGAGCGCGCCGGCATCATCTGCACCGGTGAGACCTATAAGAATGTGGTCAAGCTTACCTTCGCCAAAGGAGCGTCGCTTGAGGATCCGAACAGCCTTTTCAACTCCAGCCTCGACGGCAACACCCGGCGTGCCATCGACTTTCATGAAGGCGACGAGATCGATGGGGAGGCGTTGAAGGCGCTCATTCGAGCCGCGGCTGCGCTGAACGCGTCGGTGCGGGCGGCCGGTTCGCGGAAGAAATCAAGCAGCGTGTGA
- a CDS encoding DUF1801 domain-containing protein, with protein sequence MAGRTSKGAEKVTKNTAAKPAGAAPKLLSGGNPQIPKGYGDASVQAYIAAMPDWKSEIGRRLDALISRTVPGVCKAVKWNSPFYGVEGQGWFLGIHCYASYVKVAFFKGVSLHPLPPGESKQKEVRYLDIREDDPFDDAQIASWVEQASRLPGERM encoded by the coding sequence ATGGCGGGCAGAACGTCGAAAGGCGCGGAGAAGGTCACGAAAAACACCGCCGCCAAACCGGCGGGGGCGGCACCGAAGCTTCTGTCGGGCGGCAACCCGCAAATTCCCAAGGGTTATGGCGATGCGTCCGTGCAAGCCTACATCGCCGCCATGCCGGATTGGAAAAGTGAGATCGGGCGTCGCCTCGATGCGCTGATCTCCAGAACCGTGCCGGGCGTCTGCAAGGCGGTCAAATGGAACTCGCCCTTTTACGGCGTGGAAGGGCAGGGTTGGTTCCTCGGAATCCATTGCTACGCCAGCTATGTCAAGGTGGCTTTCTTCAAGGGGGTGTCGCTGCATCCCCTGCCGCCAGGCGAGTCTAAGCAGAAAGAGGTGCGCTACCTCGACATCCGCGAAGACGATCCCTTCGATGATGCGCAGATCGCCTCCTGGGTGGAGCAGGCGAGCCGGTTGCCCGGCGAACGGATGTGA
- a CDS encoding SRPBCC family protein: MTDISTKTRSVVIEREMPFPAEKIWRALTQPHLIQEWLMKSDFKPVVDHSFNFNADWGVVDCRVLEVEPHKILAYSWGAYGLETVVTWTLTPTGAGTHLRMEQSGFRADQRQAYGGARSGWPQFFDKLEQMLPRVD; the protein is encoded by the coding sequence ATGACAGACATATCGACCAAAACACGTTCCGTCGTCATCGAGCGGGAGATGCCTTTTCCGGCGGAAAAGATCTGGCGGGCGCTGACCCAGCCGCACCTGATCCAGGAGTGGTTGATGAAAAGCGACTTCAAGCCGGTCGTCGACCATAGCTTCAACTTCAACGCCGATTGGGGCGTGGTCGACTGCCGCGTTCTGGAGGTCGAGCCCCACAAGATCCTCGCCTACAGCTGGGGAGCCTATGGCCTCGAAACCGTCGTGACCTGGACGCTCACGCCGACGGGCGCGGGTACGCATCTGCGCATGGAGCAGTCAGGTTTCCGGGCGGATCAGCGGCAGGCCTATGGCGGCGCCAGGAGCGGGTGGCCCCAATTCTTCGACAAGCTGGAACAGATGTTGCCGCGGGTTGACTGA
- a CDS encoding ArsR/SmtB family transcription factor — protein sequence MSNVQDVLFRTLADPTRRALFERLCREGEKTVGALTAQAGVSQPVVSKHLGLLKQAGLVRDRHEGRQTHYSAQLGALAPLVDWTSEMAGFWQSRFNALEDLLKRMDQ from the coding sequence ATGTCGAACGTTCAGGACGTGCTCTTCAGGACGCTTGCGGATCCCACCCGGCGCGCGCTTTTCGAGCGGCTGTGCCGGGAAGGGGAAAAGACGGTCGGGGCGTTGACGGCGCAGGCCGGGGTCTCGCAGCCAGTCGTTTCGAAACATCTCGGGCTGCTGAAGCAAGCCGGGCTGGTGCGCGACCGTCATGAGGGGCGACAGACGCATTATAGCGCGCAGCTCGGCGCGCTTGCGCCCCTGGTCGACTGGACGAGCGAGATGGCCGGCTTCTGGCAAAGCCGCTTCAATGCGCTCGAAGATTTGTTGAAGAGGATGGATCAATGA
- the ssuD gene encoding FMNH2-dependent alkanesulfonate monooxygenase, translating into MTDTFNPINFLWFIPTSGDGTYLGSSDLNRAPEIGYLTQIAQAVDRLGYSGVLLPTGVACEESFVTAAALAAKTEKLQFLVAIRPGTASPAYYARLATTLDRISNGRLLLNIVVGGSPAELAGDGIHLEHDERYAHAEEFFTVFEELLDKGTASYDGKYIKATNARLGFPSVQNPRPPLYFGGSSDAGIDFSVGRVDKYLTWGEPPAQVAEKVAKVRKAAAERGREVTFGIRLHFIVRETDEEAWEAAERLIRHLDDDTIREAQERFVHESDSVGQKRMAALHGGRRDKLEVSPNLWAGVGLVRAGAGTALVGSPKTVAARLREYQELGIDTVIGSGYPHLEEAYRVAELLFPELGITREQQRLAFNNEFGRKQIFAGGSHGGNLKMVSGS; encoded by the coding sequence ATGACCGACACCTTCAATCCCATCAATTTTCTCTGGTTCATCCCCACATCGGGCGACGGCACTTATCTCGGTTCCTCCGACCTCAACCGGGCGCCGGAAATCGGCTATCTCACCCAGATCGCGCAGGCCGTAGATCGGCTCGGCTATTCCGGCGTGCTATTGCCGACCGGAGTGGCGTGCGAGGAATCCTTTGTGACGGCAGCCGCACTGGCGGCAAAGACCGAGAAGCTGCAGTTCCTGGTGGCGATCCGCCCGGGCACGGCATCGCCTGCCTATTATGCGCGTCTTGCGACGACGCTCGACCGCATTTCCAACGGCCGCCTGCTGCTCAACATCGTCGTGGGCGGCAGCCCGGCAGAGCTCGCCGGCGACGGTATCCATCTCGAGCATGACGAACGCTACGCCCATGCCGAGGAGTTCTTCACCGTGTTTGAAGAGCTGCTGGACAAGGGGACGGCGAGCTACGACGGCAAATACATCAAGGCGACCAATGCGCGCCTCGGCTTTCCCTCTGTGCAGAACCCTCGCCCACCGCTTTATTTCGGCGGCTCGTCGGATGCGGGCATCGACTTCTCGGTCGGCCGCGTCGACAAGTACCTGACCTGGGGCGAGCCGCCGGCGCAGGTGGCCGAGAAGGTCGCAAAGGTGCGCAAGGCTGCGGCCGAGCGGGGCCGCGAGGTGACCTTCGGCATCCGCCTGCATTTCATCGTGCGGGAAACCGACGAAGAAGCCTGGGAGGCGGCCGAGCGGCTGATCCGTCATCTCGACGACGATACGATCCGCGAGGCGCAGGAACGCTTCGTCCACGAATCCGATTCGGTCGGACAGAAGCGCATGGCCGCTCTTCACGGCGGCCGCCGCGACAAGCTCGAGGTCTCGCCGAATCTATGGGCCGGCGTCGGCCTGGTGCGCGCCGGCGCAGGCACCGCGCTTGTCGGCTCTCCGAAGACGGTGGCCGCCCGCCTTCGCGAATATCAGGAGCTTGGCATCGATACAGTGATCGGCTCCGGCTACCCGCATCTCGAAGAGGCCTATCGTGTGGCCGAACTGCTCTTCCCGGAACTCGGCATTACCCGCGAGCAGCAGCGCCTGGCCTTCAACAATGAGTTCGGCCGCAAGCAGATCTTTGCCGGCGGCAGCCATGGCGGCAACCTGAAAATGGTCTCGGGCTCCTGA
- a CDS encoding NAD(P)-dependent oxidoreductase produces the protein MAKVAFIGLGVMGFPMAGHLKTKGGHDVTVYNRTAEKAAAWAEKFSGKSAPTPAEAAADADFVFVCVGNDDDLRSVTSGKNGALHGMKPGSVLIDNTTASAEVARELYAAAKEKGVDFIDAPVSGGQAGAENGVLTVMCGGDQAVFERARPVIDAYARMVGLMGPAGSGQLTKMVNQICIAGLVQGLSEALHFGKRAGLDIEKIVEVISKGAAGSWQMENRHKTMNAGKYDFGFAVDWMRKDLGIVLAEARSNGAKLPVTALVDQFYGDVQAMGGNRWDTSSLLARLEK, from the coding sequence ATGGCTAAAGTCGCGTTCATTGGTCTCGGCGTCATGGGCTTCCCCATGGCCGGTCATCTGAAGACGAAGGGCGGCCACGATGTCACCGTCTACAATCGTACGGCCGAGAAAGCCGCTGCCTGGGCCGAGAAATTCTCCGGCAAATCCGCCCCCACCCCTGCCGAGGCTGCCGCCGACGCCGATTTCGTCTTCGTTTGTGTCGGCAATGACGACGATCTCCGCTCGGTCACCTCAGGCAAGAACGGCGCTCTGCACGGCATGAAACCGGGGTCGGTGCTGATCGATAACACCACCGCCAGCGCCGAGGTCGCCCGCGAGCTTTATGCCGCGGCAAAGGAAAAAGGTGTGGATTTTATCGACGCTCCGGTCTCCGGCGGCCAGGCGGGTGCCGAAAACGGAGTGCTGACCGTCATGTGCGGCGGCGATCAAGCCGTCTTCGAAAGAGCCCGCCCGGTGATCGACGCCTATGCGCGCATGGTCGGCCTGATGGGGCCAGCCGGTTCCGGACAGCTTACCAAGATGGTCAACCAGATCTGCATCGCTGGCCTTGTCCAGGGGCTTTCCGAAGCGCTGCATTTTGGCAAGCGCGCCGGATTGGATATCGAAAAGATCGTCGAGGTGATTTCCAAGGGTGCAGCGGGCTCCTGGCAGATGGAAAACCGCCACAAGACCATGAATGCAGGCAAATACGATTTCGGCTTCGCAGTCGACTGGATGCGCAAAGATCTTGGCATCGTGCTCGCCGAAGCCCGCAGCAACGGCGCCAAGCTGCCGGTCACCGCCCTTGTGGACCAATTCTATGGCGATGTGCAGGCGATGGGCGGCAATCGTTGGGACACATCTTCGCTGCTCGCCCGGCTTGAGAAATGA
- a CDS encoding DNA alkylation repair protein, protein MIGPSSDPAELIAHLETLRSEENAAGMARFGIVTDRALGISNPDIRAVARLAKRDHIRAKQLWQSDIREARLLALCTAEPKRLTAEEARSWANDFNSWEIVDCAADLFVEARLDELIPEFAADRREFVRRAAFAMISGAAVHRKNESDMTILAWLPLIETHSRDSRNFVRKAINWALRSIGKRNRGCHGPALTLAKLLAESPDKTARWIGRDAVKELSGEKLMARLK, encoded by the coding sequence ATGATAGGTCCCTCCTCTGATCCGGCTGAACTGATCGCGCATCTCGAAACGCTGCGCTCGGAGGAGAATGCCGCCGGAATGGCGCGATTCGGCATCGTCACCGACCGCGCCCTCGGCATTTCCAATCCCGATATCAGGGCGGTCGCCAGATTGGCGAAGAGGGATCACATCAGGGCAAAGCAGCTCTGGCAAAGCGATATCCGCGAAGCCCGCCTGCTTGCCCTCTGCACAGCTGAGCCGAAGCGGCTGACGGCGGAAGAGGCCAGAAGCTGGGCCAATGATTTCAATTCCTGGGAGATCGTCGACTGCGCCGCCGATCTCTTCGTCGAGGCCCGGCTGGACGAGCTCATACCAGAATTCGCCGCCGATAGGCGCGAGTTCGTTCGCCGCGCCGCCTTCGCCATGATATCAGGCGCCGCCGTCCACCGGAAGAACGAGAGCGATATGACCATCCTCGCCTGGCTGCCGCTGATCGAGACCCATTCTCGCGATTCCCGCAACTTCGTTCGCAAGGCGATCAATTGGGCACTGCGCAGCATCGGCAAACGTAATCGCGGCTGCCATGGCCCGGCGCTGACGCTGGCGAAGCTTCTGGCCGAAAGTCCGGATAAAACCGCGCGCTGGATCGGCAGGGACGCGGTCAAGGAACTGAGCGGCGAAAAGCTTATGGCGCGGCTAAAATAG
- a CDS encoding CBS domain-containing protein translates to MKVSNCMTTDVQITDPEHTLRDVASMMGRLDAGVLPVGENDRLVGMITDRDIAIRGVAEGKGPDAKVRDVMSTDVKYCFDDEDVEDVLHNMGDLQVRRLPVLNRSKRLVGIISLGDLAMKGETMETGKALSGISQRGGAHSQTAH, encoded by the coding sequence ATGAAAGTCAGCAATTGCATGACCACAGACGTGCAGATCACCGATCCGGAGCACACATTGCGAGATGTCGCCTCAATGATGGGACGTCTCGACGCCGGCGTTCTCCCGGTGGGCGAGAATGACCGGCTGGTCGGCATGATCACCGATCGCGACATCGCCATTCGTGGCGTGGCAGAGGGCAAAGGCCCCGACGCAAAAGTCCGCGACGTGATGAGTACCGATGTCAAATACTGCTTCGATGACGAAGATGTCGAAGACGTCCTTCACAACATGGGGGATCTCCAAGTGCGGCGCTTGCCGGTGCTGAACCGAAGCAAGCGGCTGGTCGGCATCATCTCGCTTGGCGATCTCGCCATGAAGGGCGAGACCATGGAAACAGGCAAAGCACTGAGCGGCATTTCGCAACGCGGCGGTGCACATTCACAGACGGCCCACTGA
- a CDS encoding porin: MNIRMVLLASAAAFAASTPVLAADAIVAAEPEPVEYVRVCDAYGTGYFYIPGTETCLKIEGYIRFQVDVGDQPLNGSASNDSDWDARTRGQVQFTAKSDTEYGPLTGVIVMQFNADNATDQDAILDSAYLDIAGFRAGLFYSWWDDGLSGETDDIGSIVTLHNSIRYQYESGDFYAGLSVDELEDGFYKTGEGPNNVGVAFGVGGTAGAFSYQVTGGWDFDNEDGAIRAMGTVEIGPGALGLAAVYSSGPNSYYSAAEWAVAAEYAIKATDKLKITPGVQYYGDIYEAGDDFSDNDAWKVGLTVDYQIVDNFYAKASVQYFDPDNGDDSTSGYFRLQRSF, translated from the coding sequence ATGAACATCAGAATGGTTTTGCTCGCATCAGCAGCAGCATTTGCTGCATCGACGCCGGTTCTTGCAGCTGACGCTATTGTTGCTGCTGAGCCGGAACCGGTTGAATATGTTCGCGTCTGCGACGCTTACGGCACCGGCTACTTCTACATCCCCGGCACCGAAACTTGCCTCAAGATCGAAGGCTACATCCGTTTCCAGGTCGACGTTGGTGATCAGCCGCTCAATGGCTCGGCCAGCAACGATTCGGATTGGGATGCGCGTACCCGCGGTCAGGTTCAGTTCACGGCCAAGAGCGACACCGAGTATGGTCCGCTGACCGGCGTCATCGTCATGCAGTTCAATGCTGACAATGCCACCGACCAGGATGCCATCCTCGACTCCGCTTACCTCGACATCGCGGGCTTCCGCGCTGGTCTGTTCTACAGCTGGTGGGACGATGGTCTCTCGGGTGAAACCGACGACATCGGCTCGATTGTAACGCTGCACAACTCCATCCGCTATCAGTACGAAAGCGGCGACTTCTACGCTGGTCTCAGCGTCGACGAACTGGAAGACGGCTTCTACAAGACCGGCGAAGGCCCGAACAACGTAGGCGTTGCCTTCGGCGTTGGCGGCACTGCAGGCGCCTTCAGCTACCAGGTCACCGGCGGTTGGGACTTCGACAACGAAGACGGCGCTATCCGTGCAATGGGTACGGTTGAAATCGGTCCCGGTGCGCTCGGCCTCGCTGCCGTATACTCTTCCGGCCCGAACTCCTACTACTCCGCAGCTGAATGGGCTGTCGCTGCCGAATACGCTATCAAGGCAACCGACAAGCTCAAGATCACTCCCGGCGTCCAGTATTACGGCGACATCTACGAGGCTGGCGACGACTTCAGCGACAACGACGCTTGGAAGGTTGGTCTGACGGTTGATTACCAGATCGTCGACAACTTCTACGCCAAGGCTTCGGTTCAGTACTTCGACCCGGACAATGGCGACGACTCCACCTCGGGCTACTTCCGCCTGCAGCGTTCGTTCTAA
- a CDS encoding Lrp/AsnC family transcriptional regulator: MDRLDRKILRLLQEDSTLAVADLAKKVGLSTTPCWRRIQKMEEDGVIKRRVAILDPEKVNTKVTVFVSIRTATHSIEWLRRFSEVVAEFPEVVEFYRMSGDVDYLLRVVVPDIAAYDAFYKRMIAKIEIRDVSSAFAMEQIKYSTQLPLDYMILENAKSNDD, from the coding sequence ATGGACCGCCTCGACCGAAAAATACTGCGTCTGCTGCAAGAAGATTCGACCCTTGCCGTTGCTGACCTCGCCAAGAAGGTGGGGCTTTCGACGACTCCATGCTGGCGACGCATTCAGAAAATGGAGGAAGATGGCGTCATCAAGCGTCGGGTCGCCATCCTCGATCCGGAGAAGGTCAACACCAAGGTCACGGTTTTCGTATCGATTCGTACGGCCACGCATTCGATCGAGTGGTTGCGCCGCTTTTCCGAGGTGGTCGCGGAATTCCCTGAAGTGGTCGAATTCTATCGAATGAGCGGGGATGTAGACTATCTCCTGCGAGTCGTCGTACCCGATATCGCCGCCTATGACGCCTTCTATAAGCGGATGATTGCCAAGATCGAGATTCGCGACGTCTCCTCCGCCTTTGCTATGGAGCAGATCAAGTATTCGACGCAGTTGCCGCTCGACTACATGATTCTTGAGAACGCTAAATCCAACGACGATTGA
- a CDS encoding uracil-DNA glycosylase family protein has product MIDQAKRETLRREIAACRICRDAPAGGPEHRLPHEPRPVAVISARARILIAGQAPGLRVHESGLPFDDASGDRLRSWLGVDRASFYDRSRFAIVPMGFCFPGYDDKGADLPPRRECAPFWRQRVIAAMPQIELVLVIGQYAQAWHMADEKRGNMTETVRAWRASLLSGRSPAVLPLPHPSWRNSGWLKRNSWFEEELLPVLQERVKMLLS; this is encoded by the coding sequence ATGATCGACCAAGCCAAGCGGGAAACTCTGCGGCGAGAAATAGCCGCCTGTCGCATCTGTCGCGACGCCCCGGCAGGCGGACCTGAGCACCGGCTGCCGCACGAGCCGCGGCCGGTGGCCGTGATCTCTGCGCGTGCACGTATCCTGATCGCGGGGCAGGCGCCCGGCCTTCGGGTGCATGAGAGCGGTCTGCCGTTCGACGATGCCTCGGGCGACCGGCTGCGATCATGGCTCGGCGTTGACAGAGCAAGCTTTTACGACCGCAGCCGATTCGCCATCGTGCCGATGGGCTTCTGCTTTCCTGGCTACGACGACAAGGGCGCGGACCTGCCGCCGCGTCGCGAATGTGCACCGTTTTGGCGGCAAAGGGTGATCGCGGCGATGCCGCAGATCGAGCTGGTGCTGGTAATCGGCCAATATGCGCAGGCTTGGCATATGGCTGACGAGAAGCGAGGCAATATGACCGAGACCGTGCGGGCTTGGCGTGCCAGCCTCCTGTCCGGCCGGTCACCGGCGGTGCTGCCGCTGCCGCATCCGAGTTGGCGCAACAGCGGCTGGCTGAAACGCAATTCCTGGTTTGAGGAAGAATTGCTTCCTGTGTTGCAGGAGCGGGTGAAAATGCTGCTTTCATGA
- a CDS encoding thermonuclease family protein, with the protein MTRDLRLIRDGVTAFALLVLLALIAVKINDGETIKRAGAFHAADGDSLTLGGERFRLEGIDAPELNQSCERAGKAWACGRVAREALQEMVLASGTLCQGDRHDRYDRLLVVCRSGTGGDINAGMVRRGMAVSYGGYGKEEIEARAAKAGLWAGTFERPRDVRDHARQETVYGDALRFIGRIVGWE; encoded by the coding sequence GTGACACGGGACCTGCGCCTGATTCGCGATGGCGTGACCGCTTTTGCCCTGCTGGTGCTCCTGGCGCTGATTGCCGTCAAGATCAATGATGGAGAAACAATCAAGCGTGCAGGAGCCTTTCATGCTGCCGATGGCGACAGTCTGACATTAGGCGGGGAGCGCTTCCGCCTCGAAGGCATTGACGCGCCCGAGCTTAACCAGAGCTGTGAACGGGCGGGAAAGGCCTGGGCTTGCGGGCGCGTGGCGCGGGAGGCGCTGCAGGAGATGGTGCTGGCATCGGGAACGCTTTGCCAGGGCGACCGGCACGACCGCTACGACAGACTGCTTGTCGTCTGCCGAAGTGGGACGGGCGGTGACATCAACGCCGGCATGGTGCGCCGAGGCATGGCCGTTTCCTATGGTGGCTACGGCAAGGAAGAGATCGAGGCGAGAGCGGCGAAAGCGGGGCTGTGGGCCGGGACTTTCGAACGGCCGCGCGATGTGCGCGATCATGCCCGTCAGGAAACCGTTTACGGCGACGCGCTGCGCTTCATCGGGCGGATCGTCGGATGGGAGTAA